Proteins encoded within one genomic window of Anastrepha ludens isolate Willacy chromosome 4, idAnaLude1.1, whole genome shotgun sequence:
- the LOC128861530 gene encoding probable G-protein coupled receptor Mth-like 8 isoform X1, giving the protein MRTQLKMSSSETQNKANKANKGGQMCAPTLVKAIKSVRCDVAKKRWPLIAAFIIISTCCCCCNVMAANSAPPEMRYPCAFIDTINVTGTPWAYEQPNVTFAADTKLNNTNNINNIKINSTVVSNHHHDDNNNTNFLHSIGITSIPRELVAEYQFVIKDGVRVKVERHLRACICKLKPCIRFCCAEGRYYDTASKSCMPILSVIDADISNGSRQSIALTGLDHHEVPVLGTDGHIQLVNTEQHFNVHIGVPCERMRFVYKNSELVHWTLFENGTIAHHNYVFPNYYCYTSHQLDNVTWSWQPLACVPNKLLFVLGKKEWTYAICLILAVICMSIILFIYLFCNDMRNTFYGVAIKVYSLCIIIGYSLMAHLTLTDPVKFSTLSCINIPACVILYLVLSFYILSFISFNFYMHFHGIILSRLMFWLIFFPIALLTVGWSIFAANNIYDGKQIFGGDTCWFDPSNWSIMVYFYAPIFIACVLTIFFYILTLIHISEWRDYNMRKPTESLEENCFKSFWKFFTYTFVVFLVCVTSFVINYYRKEGTHINYAVCLFIAFHGFGGLYALIGQNRQIQNFLRRIEDDVSSDDESAVHMSGF; this is encoded by the exons atgcgaaCACAATTAAAAATGTCTTCGAGCGAAAcacaaaacaaagccaacaaagccaacaaaggCGGCCAAATGTGCGCGCCAACATTAGTGAAAGCAATTAAATCTGTACGATGTGATGTGGCAAAAAAGCGTTGGCCGCTAATAGCTGCTTTTATCATCATCAgtacatgttgttgttgttgcaacgtCATGGCGGCAAATAGCGCACCGCCGGAGATGAGATATCCATGCGCCTTCATTGATACCATCAACGTAACCGGTACTCCCTGGGCGTATGAGCAACCTAATGTTACCTTCGCTGCGGATACTAAActcaacaacaccaacaacatcaacaatatAAAAATCAACAGCACTGTTGTTAGTAATCACCATCATgacgacaacaacaatacaaacTTTCTTCACAGTATCGGCATTACATCCATCCCGCGCGAATTGGTTGCCGAATATCAGTTTGTCATCAAGGATGGGGTGCGCGTAAAAGTGGAACGTCACCTGCGCGCTTGCATTTGCAAACTGAAGCCATGCATACGCTTTTGCTGTGCAGAGGGGCGCTACTATGATACGGCTAGCAAGTCATGCATGCCCATTCTGAGCGTCATCGATGCCGACATATCCAACGGCAGTCGACAGAGCATTGCTTTGACGGGCTTGGACCATCACGAGGTACCGGTGCTGGGAACGGACGGCCACATTCAATTAGTAAACACAGAGCAGCACTTTAATGTACATATTGGTGTTCCTTGCGAACGGATGCGTTTCGTATATAAAAACAGCGAGTTGGTGCATTGGACTTTGTTCGAG AATGGCACAATCGCACACCACAACTACGTATTCCCGAACTATTACTGCTATACGTCGCATCAGTTGGACAATGTGACATGGAGTTGGCAGCCGTTGGCCTGTGTACCGAACAAGTTGCTTTTCGTTTTGGGCAAAAAAGAGTGGACCTATGCAATTT GCTTAATTCTGGCCGTCATCTGTATGAGTATTATCCTATTCATCTACCTCTTCTGCAATGATATGCGCAACACATTCTATGGCGTCGCCATCAAAGTCTACTCGCTATGCATAATCATCGGTTACTCGCTGATGGCCCACCTCACGCTCACAGATCCAGTGAAGTTCAGCACGCTGTCCTGCATCAATATAC CCGCTTGCGTTATCCTATATTTGGTGTTATCCTTCTACATTCTAAGCTTCATCAGCTTcaatttttatatgcattttcaTGGTATTATCCTGTCACGTCTAATGTTTTGGTTGATTTTCTTTCCGATCGCCCTGCTGACGGTCGGCTGGTCGATCTTCGCCGCCAACAACATCTATGACGGTAAACAAATATTCGGCGGCGATACCTGTTGGTTTGATC CAAGCAATTGGTCCATTATGGTATATTTTTATGCGCCGATTTTCATTGCGTGCGTTCTgaccatttttttctatattctcaCATTGATCCATATCAGTGAGTGGCGCGACTACAATATGCGCAAGCCCACGGAGTCACTCGAGGAGAATTG CTTTAAATCTTTCTGGAAGTTCTTCACTTACACTTTCGTAGTGTTTCTAGTCTGCGTCACTTCGTTTGTAATCAACTACTATCGCAAGGAGGGGACGCATATTAATTATGCGGTCTGTTTATTCATCGCTTTTCATGGCTTCGGCGGCTTGTATGCACTGATCGGTCAAAATcggcaaattcaaaatttcctaCGACGCATCGAGGACGACGT CAGCAGTGATGACGAGAGCGCGGTGCACATGTCCGGCTTCTAA
- the LOC128861530 gene encoding probable G-protein coupled receptor Mth-like 8 isoform X2 — protein sequence MRTQLKMSSSETQNKANKANKGGQMCAPTLVKAIKSVRCDVAKKRWPLIAAFIIISTCCCCCNVMAANSAPPEMRYPCAFIDTINVTGTPWAYEQPNVTFAADTKLNNTNNINNIKINSTVVSNHHHDDNNNTNFLHSIGITSIPRELVAEYQFVIKDGVRVKVERHLRACICKLKPCIRFCCAEGRYYDTASKSCMPILSVIDADISNGSRQSIALTGLDHHEVPVLGTDGHIQLVNTEQHFNVHIGVPCERMRFVYKNSELVHWTLFENGTIAHHNYVFPNYYCYTSHQLDNVTWSWQPLACVPNKLLFVLGKKEWTYAICLILAVICMSIILFIYLFCNDMRNTFYGVAIKVYSLCIIIGYSLMAHLTLTDPVKFSTLSCINIPACVILYLVLSFYILSFISFNFYMHFHGIILSRLMFWLIFFPIALLTVGWSIFAANNIYDGKQIFGGDTCWFDPSNWSIMVYFYAPIFIACVLTIFFYILTLIHISEWRDYNMRKPTESLEENCFKSFWKFFTYTFVVFLVCVTSFVINYYRKEGTHINYAVCLFIAFHGFGGLYALIGQNRQIQNFLRRIEDDVSDDESAVHMSGF from the exons atgcgaaCACAATTAAAAATGTCTTCGAGCGAAAcacaaaacaaagccaacaaagccaacaaaggCGGCCAAATGTGCGCGCCAACATTAGTGAAAGCAATTAAATCTGTACGATGTGATGTGGCAAAAAAGCGTTGGCCGCTAATAGCTGCTTTTATCATCATCAgtacatgttgttgttgttgcaacgtCATGGCGGCAAATAGCGCACCGCCGGAGATGAGATATCCATGCGCCTTCATTGATACCATCAACGTAACCGGTACTCCCTGGGCGTATGAGCAACCTAATGTTACCTTCGCTGCGGATACTAAActcaacaacaccaacaacatcaacaatatAAAAATCAACAGCACTGTTGTTAGTAATCACCATCATgacgacaacaacaatacaaacTTTCTTCACAGTATCGGCATTACATCCATCCCGCGCGAATTGGTTGCCGAATATCAGTTTGTCATCAAGGATGGGGTGCGCGTAAAAGTGGAACGTCACCTGCGCGCTTGCATTTGCAAACTGAAGCCATGCATACGCTTTTGCTGTGCAGAGGGGCGCTACTATGATACGGCTAGCAAGTCATGCATGCCCATTCTGAGCGTCATCGATGCCGACATATCCAACGGCAGTCGACAGAGCATTGCTTTGACGGGCTTGGACCATCACGAGGTACCGGTGCTGGGAACGGACGGCCACATTCAATTAGTAAACACAGAGCAGCACTTTAATGTACATATTGGTGTTCCTTGCGAACGGATGCGTTTCGTATATAAAAACAGCGAGTTGGTGCATTGGACTTTGTTCGAG AATGGCACAATCGCACACCACAACTACGTATTCCCGAACTATTACTGCTATACGTCGCATCAGTTGGACAATGTGACATGGAGTTGGCAGCCGTTGGCCTGTGTACCGAACAAGTTGCTTTTCGTTTTGGGCAAAAAAGAGTGGACCTATGCAATTT GCTTAATTCTGGCCGTCATCTGTATGAGTATTATCCTATTCATCTACCTCTTCTGCAATGATATGCGCAACACATTCTATGGCGTCGCCATCAAAGTCTACTCGCTATGCATAATCATCGGTTACTCGCTGATGGCCCACCTCACGCTCACAGATCCAGTGAAGTTCAGCACGCTGTCCTGCATCAATATAC CCGCTTGCGTTATCCTATATTTGGTGTTATCCTTCTACATTCTAAGCTTCATCAGCTTcaatttttatatgcattttcaTGGTATTATCCTGTCACGTCTAATGTTTTGGTTGATTTTCTTTCCGATCGCCCTGCTGACGGTCGGCTGGTCGATCTTCGCCGCCAACAACATCTATGACGGTAAACAAATATTCGGCGGCGATACCTGTTGGTTTGATC CAAGCAATTGGTCCATTATGGTATATTTTTATGCGCCGATTTTCATTGCGTGCGTTCTgaccatttttttctatattctcaCATTGATCCATATCAGTGAGTGGCGCGACTACAATATGCGCAAGCCCACGGAGTCACTCGAGGAGAATTG CTTTAAATCTTTCTGGAAGTTCTTCACTTACACTTTCGTAGTGTTTCTAGTCTGCGTCACTTCGTTTGTAATCAACTACTATCGCAAGGAGGGGACGCATATTAATTATGCGGTCTGTTTATTCATCGCTTTTCATGGCTTCGGCGGCTTGTATGCACTGATCGGTCAAAATcggcaaattcaaaatttcctaCGACGCATCGAGGACGACGT CAGTGATGACGAGAGCGCGGTGCACATGTCCGGCTTCTAA